One Nocardia iowensis DNA window includes the following coding sequences:
- a CDS encoding hydroxysqualene dehydroxylase, giving the protein MAENRWAVSRRAVLRGTAAAGVVASGALIGGALRPGPAAGSAGGRRVAVLGGGVAGLTAAHELAERGFQVTIFERRAWGGKARSVPVPGTGSAGRPDLPGEHGFRFFPGFYQHVPDTMRRIPFAGNPNGVWNNLIAVPEARFARRDGDDFRLPLGPRSRMAFSPDTFRETLGATLATALKMPANEGLYFADRLLVFNTSCDARRFGQWEHTSWRAYVGGHARSHEFRALLSRTLTSIMVAAKEDVASVRTIGNMGEQFLGNPAEVGNDGGLDRVLNGPTNAVWIEPWLQRMRELGVRFVLGAEVRELELRDRRIIAARIVDQTGAQRSIDADYFVVAMPAEQARALWSSDVLAVRPELAGMDQLVTDWMNGIQFYLRRPADISKGHTAYIDAPWALTSITQNQLWTTKFSEFGDGTVQDCLSVDISDWNTPGILFGKPAKECTHEEIAREVWAQITAHLDDRGELLHDADLHSWFLDPGITWQPGQRRNANADPLLINTAGSWDFRPEPHGALENLFLAGDYVRTNVDLATMEGANESARAAVNALLDVAGSNAERCRMFTLYRATELEPLRRIDADRYAAGQPNLFDVPI; this is encoded by the coding sequence ATGGCAGAAAATCGGTGGGCCGTTTCGCGGAGGGCAGTACTTCGCGGAACGGCTGCGGCGGGGGTAGTGGCATCGGGGGCACTGATCGGTGGTGCGCTGAGACCTGGGCCTGCCGCGGGCAGTGCGGGCGGCAGACGGGTCGCGGTGCTCGGCGGTGGTGTCGCGGGCTTGACCGCGGCGCACGAACTGGCCGAACGCGGTTTCCAGGTAACGATTTTCGAGCGACGCGCCTGGGGCGGCAAGGCACGCAGCGTGCCGGTGCCCGGCACCGGATCCGCGGGACGGCCGGACCTACCCGGTGAACACGGTTTTCGCTTCTTCCCCGGCTTCTATCAACATGTGCCGGACACCATGCGGCGAATCCCCTTCGCGGGCAACCCGAATGGCGTATGGAACAACCTGATCGCGGTGCCGGAGGCGCGCTTCGCCCGGCGCGACGGCGACGACTTCCGGCTGCCACTCGGCCCGCGTTCCCGAATGGCGTTCTCGCCGGACACCTTTCGCGAAACCCTCGGTGCCACGCTCGCGACCGCGTTGAAAATGCCCGCCAACGAAGGCCTCTATTTCGCCGACCGCCTGCTGGTGTTCAACACCAGTTGCGACGCCCGCCGGTTCGGCCAGTGGGAGCACACCTCCTGGCGTGCGTACGTCGGCGGCCACGCGCGTTCCCACGAATTCCGCGCGCTGCTGTCCCGCACGCTGACCAGCATCATGGTCGCGGCGAAGGAGGACGTCGCCAGCGTCCGCACCATCGGCAACATGGGTGAACAGTTCCTCGGCAACCCGGCCGAGGTCGGCAACGACGGCGGCCTGGACCGCGTCCTGAACGGGCCGACCAACGCCGTCTGGATCGAGCCGTGGCTCCAGCGGATGCGCGAGCTAGGCGTGCGATTCGTGCTCGGCGCCGAGGTGCGCGAGCTCGAGCTGCGTGATCGCCGGATCATTGCGGCCCGCATCGTGGACCAGACCGGCGCGCAGCGCAGCATCGACGCCGACTATTTCGTGGTCGCCATGCCCGCCGAGCAGGCACGTGCCCTGTGGTCGTCCGACGTGCTCGCCGTGCGCCCCGAATTGGCCGGTATGGACCAACTCGTCACCGACTGGATGAACGGCATCCAGTTCTATCTGCGCAGGCCCGCCGATATCTCCAAGGGCCACACCGCCTACATCGACGCACCGTGGGCGCTCACCTCGATCACCCAGAACCAGTTGTGGACAACCAAATTCAGCGAGTTCGGCGACGGCACCGTGCAGGATTGCCTGTCGGTCGACATCTCCGACTGGAACACGCCGGGCATCCTGTTCGGCAAGCCCGCCAAGGAATGCACCCATGAGGAGATCGCCCGCGAGGTATGGGCCCAGATCACGGCACATCTCGACGACCGCGGCGAGCTGCTGCACGACGCCGACCTGCACTCGTGGTTCCTCGACCCCGGCATCACCTGGCAGCCTGGCCAACGCCGCAACGCCAACGCCGACCCGCTGCTGATCAACACCGCGGGCTCGTGGGACTTCCGGCCGGAACCGCACGGCGCCCTCGAAAACCTGTTCCTGGCAGGCGATTACGTCCGCACCAACGTTGACCTCGCCACTATGGAGGGCGCCAACGAGTCCGCACGGGCGGCGGTGAACGCACTGCTCGACGTGGCGGGCTCGAACGCCGAACGCTGCCGGATGTTCACGCTGTACCGCGCGACCGAGCTGGAACCGCTGCGCCGGATCGACGCGGATCGCTACGCCGCGGGCCAGCCCAACCTGTTCGACGTCCCGATCTGA